The following coding sequences lie in one Ostrea edulis chromosome 8, xbOstEdul1.1, whole genome shotgun sequence genomic window:
- the LOC130049727 gene encoding uncharacterized protein LOC130049727 yields the protein MIGVWTLLFLLVVRNTKQVANEDTEFTQQRNDSDFDSTHVLFQSILFCGTDIICNKSLLTLFDIPDQMESGTTKCGVCSCSEHCFKSSIRNCCPDIFFRYGLLECRDVHLLSNVTHAQEVVASCPKGTGLHLSMECTKERSKAGILRNPPVTSSMTNISYMNKYCAKCNTASNLKEWSVMFGCPKPVDLNYLSSYQDIIDHAIVQSCNILFSSPNSSRNCSILSSEIVASCNVSGSWVNYDKHMDQACHSSYYAPMGIFKNIFCAICNPPEFQDNLMIEKCENSTTTYKEACSFLPLQEASFPYKNYFCSACNNHYNHTPYYTDVKLGSVNEFYEKDGHHPFQFTIEFTYNTGNVNQYIKEVLKTPNVEHNDPSPSGDEHRHRKQDQAQRLLEAPNMPTSKDSTSTVQVPTINITNLIRKSFAFSGHGTCAPGLLPNYTIPLQKPCSCTVGCIFDCCDDFALRQPWTCIDDRYNRDGTDKDYLAIGGCTVNSNMAHLCTGGNISQIYQAFPVTSINKYKVTYANIFCYFCNQIVSDEYDANIAENALHDLYIWPLNVKCSTYVNYRNFGSLLSLMNYINRTSCTIGFVPIVNASKCTDAGVTDGTINACDLFTAWLPIDEDIRAACEYSEIFRFPQIKMDDIIYKNKFCTICNAIGITENSCSDFPEKSSIVKACKEFPDINVCSPYKNMFCEICINNGTDSPCYEVLEIESSDGDGRTIPTTSPDPPPDFGTFRSTFTLADYDRYSTVIKKNKKVKCHHSQIFDDFQIMDTFLELSVLTYIVTFLNGSQGVFIFVSYVCNERGRKLYRKI from the exons ATGATTGGTGTCTGGACTCTTCTGTTCCTTCTGGTTGTGCGTAACACAAAACAGGTAGCGAATGAAGACACTGAGTTCACGCAGCAGAGAAACGATTCAGATTTTGACAGTACACACGTATTATTCCAGAGCATTCTGTTTTGTGGAACAGATATAATCTGCAACAAGTCTTTGCTGACACTGTTCGACATCCCGGACCAAATGGAATCTGGTACAACAAAATGTGGGGTGTGCTCTTGCAGTGAACATTGTTTTAAATCGTCTATTAGGAACTGTTGCCCCGATATTTTTTTCCGATATGGTCTTTTAGAATGTAGAGATGTACACCTTTTGTCCAATGTAACACATGCGCAGGAGGTGGTAGCCTCCTGTCCAAAAGGAACAGGTCTGCACCTATCAATGGAATGTACAAAGGAACGATCTAAAGCAGGCATCCTACGTAATCCACCAGTGACTAGTtcaatgacaaatatatcatatatgaataaatattgtGCAAAATGCAATACGGCAAGTAATCTCAAGGAATGGAGTGTGATGTTTGGATGTCCAAAGCCAGTGGATTTGAATTACCTTTCATCCTACCAAGATATAATCGATCATGCAATTGTTCAATCATGCAACATATTGTTCAGTTCTCCCAATTCATCTCGAAATTGTTCGATTCTTTCATCTGAAATTGTTGCATCGTGCAATGTATCGGGATCATGGGTTAATTATGACAAACATATGGATCAAGCATGTCATAGCTCATACTATGCTCCAATGGGTATCTTCAAGAACATATTCTGTGCCATATGTAATCCGCCTGAATTTCAAGACAATTTGATGattgaaaaatgtgaaaattctaCAACCACATACAAGGAGGCGTGCTCTTTTCTACCGCTCCAAGAAGCCTCATTTCCATACAAAAATTACTTTTGTTCTGCCTGCAACAACCACTATAACCACACTCCATATTACACAGATGTCAAACTTGGGTCCGTCAATGAATTCTATGAAAAGGATGGACATCACCCCTTTCAGTTTACAATTGAATTTACTTATAATACTGGCAATGTAAACCAGTACATCAAAGAAGTCCTGAAAACGCCAAATGTAGAACACAATGATCCATCACCATCAGGAGATGAACACAGACACAGGAAACAAGATCAAGCACAACGTCTACTGGAAGCCCCAAATATGCCAACCTCAAAGGACTCGACTTCAACTGTACAAGTTCCTACTATCAACATTACCAATCTTATTCGAAAAAGTTTTGCGTTCTCGGGTCATGGTACTTGTGCACCCGGATTATTGCCAAACTACACCATACCCCTACAGAAACCCTGCTCATGTACCGTCGGATGTATATTCGATTGCTGTGACGATTTTGCTTTAAGACAACCATGGACTTGCATCGATGATCGTTACAACAGAGATGGGACAGACAAAGATTATCTCGCCATAGGCGGATGTACCGTGAATAGTAATATGGCGCATCTATGCACCGGTGGTAATATTTCGCAGATTTATCAGGCATTTCCGGTTACttctataaataaatacaaagtaACGTATGCCAATATATTCTGTTATTTCTGCAACCAAATCGTTAGCGATGAATATGATGCCAACATTGCTGAAAACGCTCTACATGATCTATATATTTGGCCGTTGAATGTGAAATGCAGCACATACGTGAATTATAGAAACTTTGGATCATTGTTAAGTCTAATGAATTATATTAACCGGACTTCGTGCACAATAGGATTTGTACCAATCGTCAATGCTTCAAAATGCACTGATGCCGGTGTTACAGACGGTACTATCAATGCATGCGATCTGTTTACAGCTTGGTTGCCAATTGACGAAGACATTCGTGCTGCATGTGAATATTCAGAAATATTCAGATTCCCCCAGATAAAAATGGATGATatcatttacaaaaataaattttgtaccATTTGTAATGCCATAGGTATTACTGAAAATTCATGCAGTGATTTCCCAGAAAAGTCTAGTATTGTGAAAGCCTGCAAGGAATTTCCAGACATCAACGTTTGCAGTCCGTACAAGAACATGTTCtgtgaaatctgcataaataaTGGCACAGATTCCCCATGTTATGAAGTCTTAGAAATTGAATCATCTGACGGTGATGGCCGCACAATCCCCACCACTTCTCCAGATCCGCCCCCAGATTTTGGGACTTTTAGATCAACATTCACACTGGCAGACTATGACAGATATAGTACAGTTAtcaaaaagaacaaaaaagtgAAGTGTCACCATAGTCAGATATTTGATGATTTTCAG ATAATGGATACGTTTTTGGAGCTTTCCGTTTTAACGTACATCGTCACTTTTCTGAACGGTTCACAGGGAGTGTTTATCTTCGTGAGTTATGTTTGTAACGAACGAGGACGAAAGCTGTATCGGAAG aTATAA